One Candidatus Bathyarchaeota archaeon genomic window carries:
- a CDS encoding glycosyltransferase family 2 protein yields MSRQPQKEISILLPAYNEASQIGKCVQNVEAAVRSFTESYEIIVSEDGSTDGTDVIVAKMAESNPNLLLLHSPNRLGKGKAIRKALSNSKGKYVTFMDVDLATDLACLPKLLSIVKQNGGMAIGSRHVRGARVERKLSRTVFSLTYNLFVRLLFLDGIRDHQCGFKIMSRDVAEAVLSSCKADGYFFDTEMIIRCKKLGYPVAEVAVTWRERHNGRSKVNPVQDAKKIGLDMLAFRFSKEK; encoded by the coding sequence TTGAGTAGACAGCCACAAAAAGAAATTTCAATCCTGCTTCCAGCATACAACGAAGCGTCGCAGATTGGAAAATGCGTGCAGAATGTTGAGGCAGCTGTCCGCTCATTCACAGAATCCTATGAAATAATCGTGTCGGAGGACGGAAGTACCGATGGCACAGACGTTATCGTAGCAAAAATGGCAGAGTCCAACCCAAACCTTCTATTGCTACACTCGCCCAATAGGCTGGGAAAAGGGAAAGCAATCAGAAAAGCGCTGTCCAATTCCAAAGGCAAATACGTAACATTCATGGATGTGGATTTAGCCACCGACTTGGCATGTTTACCCAAACTTCTAAGCATAGTTAAACAAAATGGTGGAATGGCAATAGGGTCGAGGCATGTACGTGGTGCACGTGTTGAACGCAAACTCTCCAGAACCGTGTTTAGCTTAACATACAACCTGTTCGTTAGGTTGCTGTTTCTCGATGGGATTCGTGATCATCAATGCGGCTTCAAAATAATGAGTCGCGATGTCGCAGAGGCAGTTTTGAGCAGTTGCAAGGCAGACGGCTATTTCTTCGATACAGAAATGATTATCCGCTGCAAAAAACTTGGTTATCCAGTAGCGGAAGTAGCCGTGACCTGGAGAGAGAGGCATAATGGGCGCTCAAAAGTCAACCCTGTTCAAGACGCCAAAAAAATTGGTTTAGACATGTTAGCCTTCAGGTTTTCAAAAGAAAAATAA
- the metG gene encoding methionine--tRNA ligase, with the protein MITLPEKVLVTSAWPYINVTPHLGNLVGSVLSADVAARYYRLKGDDVLMVSGSDEHGTPIEVEAIKQGITPKELTDRNHAKVAELFRRWDASFDNYTSTESPVHKEFVQKTLLEIQKNGYIFEQETQMLYCEHDQRFLPDRFVEGKCPYCGCEKARGDQCDLCGRLLEPTSLVDPYCAICKNKPTIKTTLHWYIDLSKLADPLTEYLKSNQQLPTNVKNFSLNWIKEGLKPRAVTRDIEWGIPAPFKGAEGKTIYVWVDAVLGYVSATIEQCQRMGQPEKWREFWFGNQAKTLYFVGKDNIPFHTIILPALLLASGQGYNLPWHVSATEFLQFRGQKASKSQRVGIWIDEALEMFPVDYWRFFLITTRPESKDTNFTWAAFIDKINADLNDTFGNFIHRTLSFINSKFNAQIPAPTKLDSDDEAVLQAVKEKVQQAAKEIEDSWLQSAANTLISISRIGNQYLNTKEPWNLMKTDREKAGTIFYVAAQVVKAITVVCEPFIPQTAEQLWQILQLEGSVHKSNWKEALKPLEAGQKIAKPKPLFHKIEGDEEKLDGMLAQIRATQGSQK; encoded by the coding sequence ATGATTACTTTGCCTGAAAAAGTTCTAGTAACATCCGCTTGGCCCTACATCAACGTCACGCCACACCTTGGCAACCTCGTCGGTTCAGTCTTGTCTGCTGACGTTGCAGCCCGATACTATAGACTAAAGGGTGACGACGTGTTGATGGTGAGCGGTTCAGATGAGCATGGCACGCCAATTGAAGTGGAAGCCATAAAACAAGGTATCACGCCTAAAGAGTTGACTGACCGTAACCACGCCAAAGTTGCTGAACTCTTCCGCCGCTGGGATGCTTCTTTTGACAATTACACAAGTACCGAGAGCCCAGTGCACAAAGAGTTTGTCCAGAAAACTCTCCTTGAGATTCAAAAGAACGGCTACATCTTTGAGCAGGAAACACAGATGCTCTATTGTGAGCATGACCAGCGGTTCTTGCCAGACCGTTTTGTAGAGGGCAAGTGTCCGTACTGTGGTTGTGAGAAAGCCCGTGGCGACCAATGCGACCTATGTGGCAGGCTTTTGGAGCCGACTTCGCTGGTTGATCCTTACTGTGCCATCTGCAAAAACAAGCCCACGATAAAAACGACTCTGCACTGGTATATTGACCTCTCCAAACTCGCCGACCCTCTTACTGAGTACTTGAAGAGTAATCAGCAGTTACCAACTAACGTTAAGAACTTTAGCTTAAACTGGATAAAAGAAGGCTTAAAACCGCGCGCAGTCACCCGTGACATAGAATGGGGTATTCCCGCGCCTTTCAAAGGTGCAGAGGGCAAAACCATCTACGTTTGGGTAGACGCCGTCTTAGGCTACGTTTCTGCAACAATCGAACAGTGCCAACGAATGGGGCAACCTGAGAAGTGGCGCGAGTTCTGGTTTGGCAATCAAGCTAAAACTCTCTATTTTGTCGGTAAAGACAACATACCCTTCCACACGATAATTCTGCCAGCGTTGCTTTTGGCTTCGGGTCAGGGCTATAATCTGCCTTGGCATGTCTCTGCTACTGAGTTTCTGCAGTTTCGCGGTCAAAAAGCCTCTAAGAGCCAGCGCGTAGGCATCTGGATAGATGAAGCTTTAGAAATGTTCCCAGTGGACTATTGGCGTTTTTTCCTCATCACAACGCGCCCCGAAAGCAAAGATACCAACTTCACGTGGGCGGCATTCATCGACAAGATTAACGCTGACCTAAACGATACCTTCGGTAATTTTATCCATCGCACACTCTCATTCATCAACAGCAAATTCAACGCTCAAATCCCAGCGCCGACCAAGCTTGATAGCGATGACGAAGCAGTGCTGCAAGCCGTAAAGGAAAAAGTGCAACAAGCCGCCAAAGAAATCGAGGATTCATGGCTACAATCTGCCGCCAACACGCTAATCAGCATTAGTCGCATCGGCAACCAATACTTGAATACCAAAGAGCCATGGAATCTTATGAAAACTGACAGGGAAAAAGCTGGAACAATTTTTTACGTGGCAGCGCAAGTGGTTAAGGCAATTACAGTAGTTTGTGAGCCCTTCATACCGCAAACGGCTGAACAGCTTTGGCAAATACTTCAGCTTGAGGGAAGCGTACACAAAAGCAACTGGAAAGAAGCCCTAAAGCCTCTTGAGGCTGGACAAAAAATCGCTAAGCCCAAACCACTATTCCACAAAATCGAAGGTGACGAAGAAAAACTCGATGGAATGCTCGCGCAAATAAGAGCCACACAGGGGAGCCAAAAATAG
- a CDS encoding DNA-directed RNA polymerase, with translation MSYGNREMHKATCADCGKECEVPFKPDGTRPVYCRECYSKRRPPRRY, from the coding sequence ATGTCATACGGTAACAGAGAGATGCACAAGGCAACCTGCGCTGACTGCGGAAAAGAATGCGAAGTTCCTTTCAAGCCAGACGGCACAAGGCCAGTTTACTGCCGAGAGTGCTACTCAAAACGCAGACCACCACGAAGATACTAA
- a CDS encoding CehA/McbA family metallohydrolase, whose protein sequence is MQIKADLHVHTTFSKDSLITPKDLVYYAKKRGLNAVAVTDHDQLEGAYKIAKETDFLIIPGMEVSSSDGHIVALNVQELIPKGFSAVETVERIHQAGGVAIACHPYVYFKGCLREKVCASFDAIEVINARAFPFKNSVKKAQISAERFGLSRVAGTDAHYGPQIGYAYTEIEAAEPSVEAIVAAIVKGDCQPFGRPVPAIVDLQQQVQRFKRMIKKLGNA, encoded by the coding sequence ATGCAAATAAAAGCTGACCTGCATGTTCATACCACTTTTTCTAAGGATTCACTGATAACCCCAAAAGACCTCGTCTACTACGCAAAAAAACGCGGGTTGAACGCTGTCGCTGTCACCGACCACGACCAGCTTGAAGGCGCTTATAAAATCGCCAAAGAAACCGACTTTCTAATCATTCCTGGCATGGAAGTTTCAAGCAGTGACGGGCATATCGTTGCCTTAAACGTGCAAGAACTCATCCCTAAAGGTTTTAGTGCTGTAGAGACCGTGGAGCGAATTCATCAAGCAGGCGGAGTCGCAATTGCATGTCATCCTTATGTTTATTTTAAGGGTTGCTTACGAGAGAAGGTTTGTGCAAGTTTTGACGCTATAGAAGTCATAAACGCCAGGGCTTTCCCATTCAAAAATAGTGTGAAAAAAGCGCAGATATCGGCGGAACGATTTGGGCTTTCGCGAGTTGCAGGAACCGATGCACATTATGGTCCACAAATTGGTTATGCTTACACGGAGATTGAGGCGGCTGAACCAAGCGTTGAAGCCATAGTGGCGGCTATAGTTAAAGGTGATTGCCAACCGTTTGGTAGACCCGTGCCAGCTATCGTGGACTTGCAACAACAGGTTCAAAGGTTTAAGCGAATGATCAAAAAACTGGGCAATGCTTGA